The Niallia alba genome includes a window with the following:
- the xerD gene encoding site-specific tyrosine recombinase XerD has protein sequence MEDQLKDFMHYLLVEKGLASNTLVSYERDLKSYMKYMKNVERCGIQEIQRSHIIRFLGFLKDQGKSSKTIARHIASIRAFHQFLFRDRVLDEDPTVHIETPQAERTLPKILSMEEVEALLDFPHKNDHYGLRDKAMLELLYATGIRVSELINLNMDDVHLTMGFIRCIGKGNKERIIPIGGAATRALDAYLTGARPAFLQQKKSTENSLFLNHHGNRLTRQGFWKILKRLGKEAHIEKEITPHTLRHSFATHLLENGADLRAVQEMLGHADISTTQIYTHVTKTRLKDVYSQFHPRA, from the coding sequence ATGGAAGATCAATTAAAAGATTTTATGCATTATTTATTAGTTGAAAAGGGTTTGGCGAGCAATACACTTGTATCATATGAAAGAGACCTAAAAAGTTATATGAAGTATATGAAAAATGTGGAACGATGTGGTATACAAGAAATACAACGCTCTCACATCATTCGTTTTTTGGGATTTTTAAAAGACCAAGGGAAATCATCAAAAACGATTGCACGTCATATTGCCTCTATTCGTGCGTTCCATCAATTTCTTTTTCGCGATCGTGTGCTTGATGAGGATCCAACTGTACATATTGAGACACCGCAGGCAGAAAGGACATTGCCCAAAATTTTATCCATGGAGGAAGTGGAAGCACTTCTTGATTTTCCACATAAAAATGACCACTATGGACTAAGAGATAAAGCAATGCTTGAGCTTCTCTATGCAACCGGAATCCGCGTAAGTGAGTTAATAAATTTGAATATGGATGATGTCCATCTCACAATGGGATTTATCCGCTGTATCGGCAAAGGGAATAAAGAAAGAATTATCCCAATTGGAGGAGCAGCGACAAGAGCATTAGATGCATATTTAACTGGGGCGAGACCGGCGTTCTTGCAACAGAAAAAGTCAACGGAAAATTCCTTGTTCTTAAATCATCATGGCAATCGATTAACAAGACAAGGATTTTGGAAAATCCTAAAACGATTAGGTAAGGAAGCACATATTGAAAAAGAAATAACGCCACATACATTAAGACATTCTTTTGCAACCCACTTATTGGAGAATGGTGCAGATTTAAGGGCAGTTCAGGAAATGCTCGGACATGCAGATATATCGACAACCCAAATATATACTCATGTAACAAAAACTAGATTGAAGGATGTATATAGTCAATTTCATCCTCGCGCATAG
- a CDS encoding NUDIX domain-containing protein, whose amino-acid sequence MSTLEEKTLKTEHIFSGRIIQVQVDEVELPNGKTSTRELVKHPGAVAVIAITEDNKLVMVEQYRKPLEKVIVEIPAGKLEKGEEPALCARRELEEETGYDCKSLELVSSFYTSPGFADEIIHVYVAKGLTKKEDAAGLDEDEFVNVLEITLDEALELIKEQRIFDAKTIFGVQYLQIAQLKE is encoded by the coding sequence ATGAGTACATTAGAAGAAAAAACGTTAAAAACAGAGCATATTTTTAGTGGGAGAATTATTCAAGTGCAAGTGGATGAGGTAGAATTGCCAAATGGAAAAACATCCACACGAGAATTAGTGAAGCATCCTGGAGCAGTTGCGGTAATAGCCATAACAGAAGATAACAAACTTGTAATGGTAGAACAATATCGCAAGCCCCTAGAAAAAGTAATTGTCGAAATCCCGGCTGGAAAATTAGAAAAAGGAGAAGAACCAGCTCTTTGTGCAAGAAGAGAATTAGAAGAAGAAACGGGATATGATTGCAAATCTTTAGAATTGGTAAGTTCCTTCTATACTTCACCAGGTTTTGCTGATGAAATCATTCATGTATATGTAGCAAAAGGTTTAACGAAAAAAGAAGATGCAGCTGGACTGGATGAAGATGAGTTTGTGAATGTATTGGAAATCACATTGGATGAAGCATTGGAACTAATCAAGGAGCAACGAATTTTTGATGCAAAAACGATTTTTGGGGTACAATATTTACAAATTGCCCAATTAAAGGAGTAA
- a CDS encoding GNAT family N-acetyltransferase encodes MKPILIDLPETIETERLVLRPCMPGDGKDVYESIQRSKDAFKPWMVFANKEQSLEEVEAGVRESYAKYILREDLRLHIYLKETNEFIGSTGLHSIDWKVRVFEIGYWCDSAHTGNGYITESTKALIKLAKETLQANRIEIRVDSTNIKSRAIPEKLGFSLDGLLKNETLSADTQELRDICLYSLT; translated from the coding sequence ATGAAACCGATTTTAATAGATTTACCAGAAACAATCGAAACAGAAAGATTAGTGTTACGGCCATGTATGCCCGGAGATGGCAAGGACGTCTATGAAAGTATTCAGCGGTCAAAGGATGCCTTTAAACCTTGGATGGTTTTTGCTAACAAGGAGCAATCATTAGAGGAAGTCGAAGCAGGTGTACGAGAATCGTATGCTAAATATATTTTAAGAGAGGATTTACGATTACATATTTATTTAAAGGAAACCAATGAGTTTATCGGTTCAACTGGGCTGCATTCTATTGATTGGAAAGTCCGCGTTTTTGAAATTGGCTATTGGTGCGATTCAGCCCATACAGGAAATGGTTATATTACAGAAAGTACTAAAGCGTTAATTAAGCTTGCAAAAGAAACACTTCAGGCTAATCGAATAGAGATTCGCGTTGATTCTACAAACATAAAAAGCCGAGCTATTCCGGAAAAACTCGGCTTTTCATTGGATGGTCTATTGAAAAATGAAACACTTAGTGCCGATACGCAGGAATTAAGAGATATTTGTCTATATTCTTTGACATAA
- the deoB gene encoding phosphopentomutase produces MSTYKYNRVFLIVMDSVGIGEAPDAKKFDDEGAHTLGHIAEQMNGLHMPNMAKLGLSNIDKIKGVEPSTQPLAYYTKMQEASNGKDTMTGHWEIMGLNIETPFRVFPKGFPDELLNEIEEKSGRKIIGNKPASGTEILDELGEEHMKTGALIVYTSADSVLQIAAHEEIVPLDELYRICELARELTLDEKYMVGRIIARPFVGEPGNFKRTANRHDYALKPFDRTVMNELKDNQIESIAIGKISDIYDGEGVTKSLRTVSNMDGMDKLVDTLKMDFTGLSFLNLVDFDALYGHRRDPIGYGKALEEYDARLPEVFELLKEDDLLIITADHGNDPIHHGTDHTREYVPLLVYSKALKEPKELPLRKTFADIGATVAENFAVKLPKHGTSFLNDLK; encoded by the coding sequence ATGTCTACATATAAATACAATCGTGTTTTCTTAATTGTAATGGATTCAGTTGGAATTGGCGAAGCGCCAGATGCAAAAAAATTCGATGATGAAGGAGCGCATACATTAGGGCATATTGCAGAACAAATGAACGGCTTGCATATGCCGAATATGGCGAAACTAGGACTAAGTAATATTGATAAAATTAAAGGTGTAGAGCCTAGCACACAGCCACTTGCCTATTATACAAAAATGCAGGAAGCATCAAATGGAAAAGATACAATGACTGGTCATTGGGAGATAATGGGGTTGAACATAGAAACACCATTTCGTGTTTTCCCTAAAGGATTTCCAGATGAACTATTAAATGAAATCGAAGAAAAATCAGGCCGTAAAATTATCGGAAATAAACCAGCGAGTGGGACAGAAATTCTTGATGAACTAGGCGAAGAGCATATGAAAACTGGTGCACTAATTGTTTATACATCTGCAGATTCTGTGCTGCAAATTGCTGCACATGAAGAAATTGTTCCATTAGATGAACTGTATCGCATTTGTGAATTAGCGAGAGAATTAACATTGGACGAGAAATACATGGTTGGACGTATTATTGCAAGACCGTTTGTTGGCGAGCCAGGAAACTTTAAACGTACAGCAAACCGCCATGACTATGCACTAAAACCATTTGATCGTACGGTAATGAATGAGTTGAAAGATAATCAAATAGAAAGTATCGCTATTGGAAAAATCTCTGACATTTATGATGGTGAAGGAGTTACAAAATCATTAAGAACGGTCTCCAATATGGATGGCATGGACAAGCTAGTAGATACATTGAAAATGGATTTTACTGGTTTAAGCTTTTTGAATTTAGTAGATTTTGATGCTTTATATGGACATAGAAGAGATCCAATTGGATACGGAAAAGCTTTAGAAGAGTATGATGCAAGACTGCCAGAAGTGTTTGAATTACTTAAGGAAGATGATTTATTAATCATTACTGCAGACCACGGAAATGATCCAATCCATCATGGAACAGATCATACGAGAGAGTATGTACCATTGTTAGTGTATAGCAAAGCACTAAAAGAACCGAAGGAATTGCCACTTCGCAAAACCTTTGCTGATATTGGTGCAACGGTTGCAGAAAATTTTGCCGTAAAGCTACCGAAGCATGGAACAAGCTTCTTAAATGACTTAAAATAA
- a CDS encoding YqzK family protein, which yields MRRWTRAMLNTLKVFLLFTGCTILFYYAIVWFNQEYQQLHRYDEPSGSAVKVNADNSLETEKYSWRDRIFLFYLNGE from the coding sequence ATGAGACGATGGACAAGAGCAATGCTAAATACATTAAAAGTGTTTCTCCTGTTTACAGGATGTACGATTCTTTTTTATTATGCGATTGTTTGGTTTAATCAAGAATATCAACAGCTGCATCGCTATGATGAGCCATCTGGTTCGGCTGTCAAGGTGAATGCTGATAATAGTCTAGAAACAGAAAAATATTCATGGAGGGATCGAATATTCCTGTTTTACTTAAATGGGGAGTAA
- the spoIIM gene encoding stage II sporulation protein M — MKKKKYQNILVTHIRDHSSIYLFIIVLFLMGVIFGAIVVNSLSLSQKEDLYYYLTQFFGQVSNGQVADSKNLFFQSFSHNSKYIGFIWLLGISIIGLPIILILLFIKGMVVGFTVGFLVNQMGWHGFLLSFVSVLPQNLIVIPIFIISATLSVAFSFKMIRQQFMKKKGEPMLPLFARYTFLLMIAFVVIGIAAAVEAYISPLLMKAVINMVQSSIIVVPFL, encoded by the coding sequence ATGAAAAAGAAAAAATATCAGAATATCCTAGTGACTCATATCCGTGATCATTCCTCAATTTATTTATTTATCATTGTATTGTTTTTAATGGGGGTTATTTTTGGAGCAATTGTAGTGAATAGTTTGTCTCTCTCCCAAAAGGAAGACCTCTACTATTATTTGACACAGTTTTTTGGACAGGTATCAAATGGACAAGTAGCGGACAGCAAAAATTTATTTTTTCAAAGCTTTTCGCATAATAGTAAATATATTGGCTTTATTTGGCTTTTAGGGATATCTATCATCGGGCTGCCCATTATTTTAATCCTCCTATTTATTAAAGGGATGGTAGTTGGTTTCACCGTTGGCTTTTTGGTCAATCAGATGGGATGGCATGGCTTTTTACTGTCATTTGTGTCTGTTTTGCCACAAAATCTAATTGTTATTCCAATTTTTATAATTTCTGCTACACTATCAGTAGCGTTCTCTTTTAAAATGATTCGCCAACAATTCATGAAGAAAAAGGGAGAACCAATGTTGCCACTGTTTGCTAGATATACATTTCTCCTTATGATTGCATTTGTGGTAATTGGAATAGCAGCCGCAGTCGAGGCGTATATTTCACCACTTTTAATGAAAGCAGTCATTAATATGGTACAATCGAGTATTATCGTGGTGCCTTTTTTATAG
- the mciZ gene encoding Z-ring formation inhibitor MciZ translates to MKVYIREKGIVLTGKPWEIRYILKKYQTEFTYVKDWINANSNSSKK, encoded by the coding sequence TTGAAAGTATATATTCGCGAAAAGGGAATTGTTTTAACAGGGAAGCCTTGGGAAATCCGCTATATTCTTAAAAAATACCAAACTGAATTTACCTATGTAAAAGATTGGATAAACGCAAATTCGAACAGTTCGAAAAAATAA
- a CDS encoding endonuclease Q family protein translates to MKSFYTDLHIHIGRTKSGKPVKITASRNLTLTSIIEYASKQKGLDMIGIIDCHSPEVILEMEELIEHGKMMELPNGGVRMEEITIILGSELEIYDSSCKGPIHVLCYLPTLAKMKEFSNWIARHMKNVTLSSQRLYISGKELQSKVKELNGLFIPAHVFTPFKSLYGSGVYRSLKEVLDEQMIDGIELGLSSDTEMADQITELHAFSFITNSDAHSLEKIAREYQVMEMEEASFSEFAKVLHQVEGRRIVANFGLDPKLGKYHETVCMKCYAPFSETKGICSECGSHKWVKGVAARITDLKDATSTPNRPPYIHQIPLEYIPGLGKKTLQKLLDYFSTEMQIIHEAPYDKLVEIIPKKVADYVVAARTGRLNLQVGGGGKYGKIRVDK, encoded by the coding sequence ATGAAGTCTTTTTACACTGATTTACATATCCATATTGGTAGAACAAAGAGTGGTAAGCCGGTAAAAATTACAGCATCACGTAATCTTACCTTAACCTCTATCATTGAGTATGCAAGCAAACAAAAGGGGCTTGATATGATTGGCATTATTGACTGTCATTCCCCTGAAGTTATTTTGGAAATGGAAGAGTTAATAGAGCATGGGAAGATGATGGAATTGCCTAACGGTGGGGTTAGGATGGAAGAAATTACGATTATTCTTGGGTCAGAGCTCGAAATATACGATTCTTCTTGCAAGGGGCCAATCCATGTATTATGCTATCTCCCGACTTTAGCTAAAATGAAGGAATTCTCGAATTGGATCGCGCGCCATATGAAAAATGTAACATTAAGTTCTCAACGCCTTTATATCAGCGGAAAAGAACTACAGTCTAAAGTAAAAGAACTAAATGGGCTTTTCATCCCAGCGCATGTATTTACGCCATTTAAAAGTTTATATGGAAGCGGTGTTTATCGATCCTTAAAGGAAGTGTTGGATGAGCAAATGATTGATGGGATCGAGCTTGGTTTGAGCTCCGATACGGAGATGGCTGATCAAATTACAGAATTACACGCTTTTTCTTTTATAACAAATTCAGATGCCCATTCCTTAGAAAAAATTGCACGAGAATATCAAGTAATGGAGATGGAGGAAGCTTCTTTTTCGGAATTCGCAAAAGTCCTTCATCAAGTAGAAGGAAGACGAATCGTTGCGAATTTTGGGCTAGATCCGAAATTGGGTAAGTATCATGAAACAGTTTGTATGAAATGTTACGCTCCTTTTTCAGAAACGAAAGGCATATGTAGTGAATGTGGGAGTCATAAATGGGTGAAGGGGGTAGCTGCAAGGATTACTGATTTAAAAGACGCTACTTCTACACCTAATAGACCACCCTATATTCATCAAATACCGTTAGAATATATACCTGGCTTAGGAAAAAAAACGCTACAAAAATTACTGGATTACTTTTCTACAGAAATGCAAATAATCCATGAAGCCCCATATGATAAGTTAGTGGAAATCATCCCAAAGAAAGTAGCAGATTATGTTGTTGCAGCAAGAACGGGAAGGTTAAACTTGCAAGTGGGCGGTGGCGGAAAATACGGCAAAATAAGGGTAGATAAATAG
- a CDS encoding DUF3977 family protein has translation MKYIEFGIGNKWLIRTETELKNGLEFEEKGIKRPIKLHSLYTRIWIGKTVIIIDSKEGFKKGKKERNAIKLILGIKSL, from the coding sequence TTGAAATACATCGAATTTGGTATTGGCAACAAATGGCTTATTCGCACTGAAACTGAATTAAAGAATGGATTAGAGTTTGAAGAAAAAGGAATTAAGAGACCTATTAAACTTCACTCTCTCTATACTAGAATTTGGATTGGAAAAACAGTGATTATTATCGATTCAAAAGAAGGGTTTAAAAAAGGGAAAAAAGAACGAAATGCGATTAAATTAATATTAGGAATAAAGAGCTTGTAA
- a CDS encoding IS3 family transposase: MQKGYSISKVLKIIGIPRSTYYYQKNYRVEEKKVSEGRPAPGYSIQEDGQKISDEQIKEFLLEEIAGDCYNYGYRKLTKVLRRKYKLKINKKKVYRICKELGILRPQRQKKVSYPRKLARNRIITRSNQLWEADIKYGFIEGEDRFFFVMSIIDVYDRGIITYHMGLSCTGDDVKQTLKRALLKRQQYDELEKPVIRTDNGPQFISHTFEKFCEDSKIEHERIPPRTPNMNAHIESFHRIFEDDCLSRWQFETYTEAYQEVMNFMEFYNERRMHSSILDLSPKEFYQKQDSLVIKEVRV; this comes from the coding sequence ATTCAAAAAGGCTACTCGATTTCAAAGGTGCTTAAAATCATAGGTATTCCTCGATCCACATACTATTATCAAAAGAATTATCGTGTTGAGGAGAAAAAAGTAAGTGAGGGACGTCCAGCACCAGGTTATTCGATCCAAGAGGACGGTCAAAAGATATCAGACGAACAGATTAAAGAATTTCTACTAGAAGAGATTGCCGGTGATTGCTATAACTATGGTTATCGCAAACTCACTAAGGTCTTAAGGCGAAAATACAAACTTAAAATTAACAAGAAAAAAGTATACCGGATTTGTAAAGAATTGGGCATCTTACGCCCACAGCGCCAAAAGAAAGTCTCATACCCTAGGAAACTAGCAAGAAATCGCATTATTACAAGATCTAATCAGCTATGGGAAGCTGACATTAAATATGGCTTTATCGAAGGTGAGGATCGCTTTTTCTTTGTCATGTCCATCATCGATGTTTATGACAGGGGCATCATTACCTATCATATGGGATTAAGCTGCACTGGAGATGATGTCAAACAGACACTGAAAAGGGCATTATTAAAACGCCAACAATATGATGAATTGGAAAAACCTGTAATCCGAACAGACAATGGACCGCAGTTTATTTCCCATACTTTTGAAAAGTTTTGTGAAGATTCCAAAATTGAGCACGAAAGAATTCCACCAAGAACACCAAATATGAATGCTCATATTGAGTCTTTCCATCGCATTTTTGAGGACGATTGCCTATCCAGATGGCAGTTTGAAACCTACACAGAAGCATATCAAGAAGTCATGAATTTTATGGAGTTCTACAACGAGAGACGTATGCATTCTAGTATACTAGATTTGTCACCAAAGGAATTCTATCAAAAACAAGATTCATTGGTGATCAAGGAGGTTCGGGTGTAA
- a CDS encoding purine-nucleoside phosphorylase, with the protein MNYTMIKQSADFLKQKYENTPKIGLILGSGLGVLAEEIENPVKIPYEDIPEFPVSTVEGHAGQLVFGTINGMEVVAMQGRFHFYEGYAFDKVTFPVRVMKELGVEKLIVTNAAGGVNETFAPGDLMLISDHINNMGTNPLIGPNDSNLGVRFPDMSEAYCKNLREKARTVASKIGLKVQEGVYVGNTGPSYETPAEVRMLRVLGGDAVGMSTVPEVIVARHAGLKVLGISCISNMAAGILDQPLNHEEVMETTEKVKVNFLQYVKELIKEIGA; encoded by the coding sequence ATGAATTATACGATGATAAAGCAATCAGCAGATTTTTTAAAGCAAAAATATGAAAATACACCGAAAATAGGTCTAATTCTTGGATCTGGATTAGGGGTTCTTGCAGAAGAAATTGAAAATCCAGTAAAAATACCATATGAAGATATACCAGAATTCCCTGTATCAACAGTGGAAGGACATGCAGGTCAATTAGTGTTCGGTACAATTAATGGAATGGAAGTAGTAGCAATGCAAGGTCGTTTTCATTTCTATGAAGGTTATGCTTTTGATAAAGTAACTTTCCCAGTGCGCGTAATGAAGGAGCTAGGAGTAGAAAAATTAATCGTAACAAATGCAGCAGGCGGGGTGAACGAAACCTTTGCACCTGGTGATTTAATGCTAATTTCTGATCATATTAATAATATGGGAACAAATCCGTTAATCGGACCAAATGACAGCAACTTAGGCGTAAGATTCCCTGATATGTCAGAAGCATACTGCAAAAACCTTCGTGAAAAAGCACGTACAGTAGCAAGCAAAATTGGGCTAAAAGTTCAAGAGGGTGTCTATGTTGGCAACACAGGTCCATCTTATGAAACGCCTGCAGAAGTAAGAATGCTTCGTGTATTAGGAGGCGATGCTGTAGGGATGTCAACTGTACCAGAAGTAATCGTTGCTCGTCATGCAGGACTTAAAGTATTAGGAATTTCTTGTATTTCCAATATGGCCGCAGGTATCCTAGATCAACCACTTAATCATGAAGAAGTAATGGAAACAACAGAAAAAGTAAAAGTAAACTTTCTTCAATACGTTAAAGAATTAATTAAAGAAATAGGCGCATAA
- a CDS encoding aldo/keto reductase, giving the protein MQKSQLGSSNLFVSKLGLGCMSLGTDEKTAFPILEAALEEGINYFDTADLYDQGKNEQLLGRFFKNNREDIIIATKVGNKREEGKDGWSWDASKAYIKEQVKTSLKRLGTDYIDLYQLHGGMMEDPIEETIEAFEELKDEGVILYYGISSIRPNVIREYVKRSSIVSVMMQSSILDRRPEEEVLPLLAENNISVVTRGPVAKGLLSPKYRDKLTEKGYLNYSGEELKEVLQTLEQKFLDKRTLTEAAIQYNLAQPAVASIIAGASSVEQLHANANAVNSAPLTAEELAFIQKVSKASVYEAHR; this is encoded by the coding sequence TTGCAAAAGTCACAATTAGGCAGTTCTAACTTATTTGTTTCTAAACTAGGTCTGGGATGTATGAGTCTTGGTACCGATGAAAAAACCGCTTTTCCGATTTTAGAAGCAGCACTTGAAGAAGGAATTAATTATTTTGACACAGCCGATTTATATGATCAAGGAAAAAATGAGCAATTACTAGGTCGTTTTTTCAAGAACAACCGAGAAGATATTATAATTGCAACAAAGGTAGGAAATAAGCGGGAAGAAGGAAAAGATGGCTGGTCATGGGATGCAAGCAAAGCCTATATTAAAGAACAAGTTAAAACAAGCCTAAAACGACTAGGCACAGATTACATTGATTTATATCAGTTACACGGCGGTATGATGGAAGATCCAATTGAGGAAACAATTGAAGCATTTGAGGAATTAAAAGACGAAGGAGTTATTCTTTATTACGGAATTTCTTCGATTCGTCCCAATGTCATTCGCGAATATGTCAAACGTTCTTCTATTGTTTCTGTTATGATGCAATCTAGCATTTTAGACAGGCGCCCAGAAGAAGAAGTACTCCCATTACTCGCTGAAAACAATATTAGTGTCGTTACGCGCGGACCTGTTGCAAAAGGTCTTTTAAGCCCTAAGTACCGTGATAAGCTAACAGAAAAAGGCTATCTAAATTATTCTGGTGAAGAACTGAAAGAAGTTTTGCAAACACTAGAACAAAAATTCTTAGATAAGCGGACACTTACAGAAGCAGCAATTCAATACAACTTAGCTCAGCCCGCTGTTGCTAGTATCATTGCAGGTGCAAGCTCTGTAGAACAGCTTCACGCCAATGCAAATGCCGTGAATAGTGCCCCATTAACAGCGGAAGAATTAGCGTTTATTCAAAAGGTTTCGAAAGCATCGGTTTATGAGGCACATCGTTAA
- a CDS encoding transposase: MKRIKHSKEFKLQVIKEAQDTGKNTLVARRYDLNPNMVSRWVREYKDGKFGEVDVAVLPDIDSKELSKENEKLKMLLGEKDLEIAILRDLIKKKNPHLLKSMK; this comes from the coding sequence ATGAAACGAATAAAACATTCTAAAGAATTTAAATTACAAGTCATCAAGGAAGCCCAAGACACAGGGAAGAATACCCTTGTAGCTCGCCGGTATGATCTGAATCCCAATATGGTTAGTCGCTGGGTTCGTGAATACAAAGATGGTAAATTTGGTGAAGTAGATGTGGCTGTGCTGCCAGATATAGACTCCAAAGAATTATCCAAAGAAAATGAAAAACTTAAAATGTTATTAGGTGAAAAAGACCTTGAAATAGCGATCCTGAGGGATCTTATAAAAAAGAAAAACCCTCACTTGCTGAAAAGCATGAAGTAG
- a CDS encoding pyrimidine-nucleoside phosphorylase, with amino-acid sequence MALRMVDLIEKKRDGLELTKEEISFIIQGYTDGSIPDYQMSAFAMAVFFRDMTESERAELTMAMVHSGDVIDLSAIEGIKVDKHSTGGVGDTTTLVLGPLVAAVGVPVAKMSGRGLGHTGGTIDKLESVKGFHVEIEKEEFINLVNKNKVAVIGQSGNLTPADKKLYGLRDVTATVNSIPLIASSIMSKKIAAGADAICLDVKTGAGAFMKTLDASRELAEAMVQIGNNVGRKTMAVISDMSQPLGYAIGNALEVKEAIDTLNGNGPEDLTELCLTLGSHMVYLAGKAESTNVAREMLQEVIDNGKALETFKLFLSSQGGDVTVVDNPDLLPTAKFVIELPAKESGYVAEIIADSIGTAAMLLGAGRATKESEIDLAVGLVLRKKIGDKVEAGESLVTIYSNTEDIDDVTKKLYENIKLSPNEVKAPTLIYEVITE; translated from the coding sequence ATGGCATTAAGAATGGTTGATTTAATTGAGAAAAAAAGGGACGGATTAGAATTAACGAAAGAAGAAATTTCTTTTATCATTCAAGGTTATACAGATGGCAGTATTCCTGATTATCAAATGAGTGCTTTTGCTATGGCTGTATTTTTTCGAGATATGACAGAATCAGAGCGTGCCGAGCTTACAATGGCAATGGTTCATTCAGGTGATGTCATTGATTTATCTGCAATTGAAGGAATTAAAGTTGATAAACATTCTACTGGAGGAGTTGGCGATACAACTACGTTAGTGTTAGGACCCCTTGTTGCTGCAGTAGGTGTTCCAGTGGCCAAAATGAGTGGAAGAGGGCTTGGACATACTGGTGGAACGATTGATAAATTGGAATCTGTAAAAGGATTTCATGTAGAGATAGAAAAAGAGGAGTTTATTAACTTAGTAAATAAAAATAAAGTAGCGGTAATTGGTCAAAGTGGTAATCTAACCCCTGCGGATAAGAAATTATATGGTTTAAGAGATGTAACAGCTACCGTTAACAGTATTCCTTTAATTGCTAGCAGTATCATGAGTAAAAAAATTGCAGCAGGTGCAGATGCTATTTGTTTAGACGTTAAAACTGGTGCTGGAGCATTTATGAAGACATTAGATGCCTCAAGAGAGCTTGCAGAAGCAATGGTACAAATAGGAAATAATGTTGGCAGGAAAACGATGGCTGTTATTTCTGATATGAGTCAGCCTTTAGGCTACGCAATTGGTAATGCATTAGAAGTAAAAGAGGCAATTGATACTTTAAATGGTAATGGACCAGAGGATTTAACAGAATTATGTTTAACATTAGGCAGCCATATGGTTTACTTAGCTGGTAAAGCGGAATCTACAAATGTAGCGAGAGAAATGCTGCAAGAGGTAATAGATAATGGTAAAGCGCTTGAAACATTTAAACTTTTCTTAAGTTCCCAAGGCGGCGATGTAACGGTTGTTGACAATCCGGATTTATTGCCAACTGCTAAATTTGTAATCGAATTGCCAGCAAAAGAATCTGGCTATGTCGCAGAAATAATTGCTGACAGCATTGGTACTGCTGCCATGCTGTTAGGTGCTGGTCGAGCAACGAAAGAGTCAGAAATTGATCTAGCAGTAGGCTTAGTTTTACGCAAGAAAATTGGCGACAAAGTGGAAGCGGGAGAATCACTTGTTACGATCTACAGCAATACAGAAGATATTGACGATGTGACAAAAAAATTGTATGAAAATATTAAACTTTCCCCAAATGAAGTAAAAGCTCCTACTTTAATTTATGAAGTAATTACAGAATAA
- the fur gene encoding ferric iron uptake transcriptional regulator, translating to MESRLDRIKKLLHSSSYKLTPQREATVRVLLENEEDHLSAEDVYLLVKEKSPEIGLATVYRTLELLTELKIVDKINFGDGVSRYDLRQEGAAHFHHHLVCIECGAVDEIQEDLLGDVEKLVERDWNFKIKDHRLTFHGICHRCTEKSEDVSSAE from the coding sequence ATGGAAAGTAGATTAGATAGAATAAAAAAGCTGTTGCATTCTTCGAGCTATAAATTAACTCCCCAAAGGGAAGCAACAGTTAGAGTGTTATTAGAAAATGAAGAAGACCATCTTAGTGCAGAAGATGTTTACTTACTCGTTAAAGAGAAATCTCCTGAGATTGGATTGGCAACCGTATATCGCACACTAGAACTACTAACGGAATTGAAAATTGTTGATAAAATAAATTTTGGTGACGGCGTTTCTAGATATGACTTGAGACAAGAAGGTGCTGCTCACTTTCATCACCATTTAGTATGTATTGAATGTGGAGCAGTGGATGAAATTCAAGAAGATTTACTAGGAGATGTAGAAAAATTAGTAGAGCGTGACTGGAATTTTAAAATTAAAGATCATCGTTTAACATTTCATGGTATTTGCCATCGTTGTACGGAAAAAAGTGAGGATGTTTCATCCGCAGAATAA